Part of the Brevibacillus brevis genome is shown below.
GGCTACGAGGAAGAAAGCACGGCTGTCGTGCCGTCCCTGGCTGAAAAATGGGAGATCGCGCCTGACGGCTTGACCTATACCTTCCACCTCCGTTCCGGCGTGAAATTCCACGATGGCACGGAGTTCAACGCCGAGGCTGTGAAGTGGAACTTCGAGCGCTGGATGGACAAGAGCCATCCGCAGCACAACAAGGAAGGCTTCGAGTACTACAACGACATGTTCGGCGGATACAAAGGCGACAAGGACCACGTGATCAAATCGGTCGATGTGGTAGACCCGCTGACTGTGAAGTTCACGCTGAACCGTCCGCTGGCTCCGTTCATTCAAAACCTGGGCATGTCCTGCTTCGCCATCGCTTCTCCGAAAGCGGTGCAGGAAATGGGACCTGAGAAGTTCAATGAGCATCCGGTAGGTACCGGTCCGTTCAAATTCGTCGAGTGGAAACGCAATGATACGATTACCCTGGAAAAGAACCCGGACTACTGGAATGCGGGTTATCCGAAAATGGACAAATTGGTGTTCAAGGTCATTCCGGAAAACACAGCTCGTCTGACTGCCCTGACTTCCGGAGAGATCGACCTGATGGACGGTCTGAATCCGGACGACGCGCAAGCAGTCAAAGACAATCCCGACCTGCAGCTGATTCTGCGTCCATCCATGAACCTCGGCTTCCTCGGCTTCAACGTCGAGAAAAAACCGCTCGACAACCCAAAAGTGCGTGAAGCGATCGCATACGCTGTAAACAAACCGGCGATCATCGAAGCGTTCTTCGCGGGATTGGGCCAGCCGGCCGTAAACCCGATGCCTCCTTCCATCTGGGGTCACAACGGCAATATCAAGGACCGTGAGTACAACCTGGATAAAGCGAAGCAGCTTCTCACGGAAGCGGGCTTCCCGAACGGCTTCAAGATCAAGTTCTGGGCGATGCCGGTTGCACGTCCGTACATGCCGGATGGCGTGAAAATCGCCGAGGCAATCCAGCAGGATCTGAAGAAGATTGGCGTAGAAGCAGAGATCGTCACGATGGAATGGGCGACTTACCTGGAAAAAACCAAAGCCGGCGAACAAGAGATGTTCCTCCTTGGCTGGACCGGCGACAACGGAGACCCGGACAACTTCCTGGCTACCTTGCTCGACAAAAACAACATCGGCGGAAACAACCGTACGCGCTGGGCAAACGAAGAAGCCCACAAGCTTCTGATGCAGGCTCAATCTGCGACCACCAAGGAAGAGCGCGAAAAACTGTATCTGCAAGTGCAAGAAATCATCTTCAAGGATGTGCCGATGGTGCCGCTGGCGCATTCCACTCCAGCATTGGCCGCCAAAGCGAACCTTGTCGACTACAAGCCGCATCCGAAGGGCTCGGAGTCTCTGGAGAAAGTTGACTTCAAATAAGCAGCAGCAAGCGGACTTAAGAGGAAGGGTGAGAGGAGCGTATCCCTCTTCTCGCCCTTTTCTTTCCTTGACTTATCCTTCATCGTTCATCAGGAAAAAAGTATGGTAAGACAGGCTTTTTATTTAAGGAAAGCGAGGAGATGGCATTGCTATCTTACAGCATCCGAAGAATTCTCATGCTCATCCCTGTTCTACTGGGCATGTCCATCGTCGTTTTTTCTATCATTCGTGCCATCCCAGGCGATCCGGCTCTCACGATTCTGGGAGAGAAAGCAAGCCCGAAAGCCATCGAAGACTTGCGGGAAGCGCTCGGTTTGAACCTC
Proteins encoded:
- a CDS encoding ABC transporter substrate-binding protein; translation: MKKRVFSAAMTSLLALSMLLAGCGGSQTAQKPAEQPKTEAPATTPAAEPAKNGPKQLIIGRGGDSVGLDPIQQTDGESFKVTENVFDTLVGYEEESTAVVPSLAEKWEIAPDGLTYTFHLRSGVKFHDGTEFNAEAVKWNFERWMDKSHPQHNKEGFEYYNDMFGGYKGDKDHVIKSVDVVDPLTVKFTLNRPLAPFIQNLGMSCFAIASPKAVQEMGPEKFNEHPVGTGPFKFVEWKRNDTITLEKNPDYWNAGYPKMDKLVFKVIPENTARLTALTSGEIDLMDGLNPDDAQAVKDNPDLQLILRPSMNLGFLGFNVEKKPLDNPKVREAIAYAVNKPAIIEAFFAGLGQPAVNPMPPSIWGHNGNIKDREYNLDKAKQLLTEAGFPNGFKIKFWAMPVARPYMPDGVKIAEAIQQDLKKIGVEAEIVTMEWATYLEKTKAGEQEMFLLGWTGDNGDPDNFLATLLDKNNIGGNNRTRWANEEAHKLLMQAQSATTKEEREKLYLQVQEIIFKDVPMVPLAHSTPALAAKANLVDYKPHPKGSESLEKVDFK